DNA from Algisphaera agarilytica:
TTGGGGCTGGGGGCTTTGGCCATCCGTGGCGGCTTTCGCGGGGTTGGAGGAGGCGGAGGTGTCGGGCGGACACACAGGAGTCAACCACCGAGGTCGTAACGAGATTTTAGCAAGCTTCGTGGTATGAAATAGGGGGTTAAGAACCCTAAGTTTTTCAGGGTTTGGAGGCCAAGTAATGTGGAAAAAGTGTCGGCTGTTGGCGCAAGAAAAAACCCGCTCGATATGAGCGGGCTTAGTGGGTTCGTTGGCGTGACGGGGAGTAAGACTTACTCGCCGTTTTCCTTGGCCCAGAACGCGTCGGCCTTCTGGGTGAACTCGGCTTCGTCCTTGCTATTCCAGAGCTCCAGGGCGTTGGCTTCGTCGTTCTGGAGGAAGAGGAAGACGCGGCCGTCGACGATTTTGTAGAGGGTCGGGTCGACGGGGAAGTATTGGTCGACGGCCATGCCGAAGGCGCACCAGCCGCCGTAAGCGGGAGCGTACTTCTCGGGGTCGCCGTTGAAGGTGCTCAGTTCCTCGGCGTTGGCGAAGAAGTAGGTCACGCCCTCGTGCTCCGCGGAGAACTCGGGCGAACCGAAATGGGGGCCGTCTTCAGAGAAGTACGACACGGGCGAGTAACCCTGCAGGCCCAAGGCAGTGGTCAGGGGCTTGGCACCGTGGTCATGGTCATGTCCGTCGCCGGCGAAGGCGGTGGGCAGGGCAAAAACGGTCAGGGCGAGAGCGGCGGCGGCGATGGTTAGGTGGAACTTCACGTTTGATCTCCTCGATCGGGGGCCGGGTCGGGGGTTAATCGCCCGGTAGACTGGGGGGCTAGGTCAGGCCGACGTCGGCCTGCGATGATTGGACAACTGGTATACCGATCTGTCTATTTCGTGGTTTCGATTTTTTTTGCCCCGCCGATCTCGCTTATGTCGTTTGTCGCCGCCCAGCACGTTCTCCGGGAAGTCTTTCAGCACGATTTGTTTCGCGGCATGCAGGGGCCGGTGATCCAGCGCATCACCGAACACCCCGCGGGGCAGGGCCACGCCTTGGTGCTGGCTCCGACCGGCGGAGGCAAGTCGCTGTGCTACCAGGTCCCGGCCTTGGCTCTGGCGTCCCGGGACGACCGCCCGGGGATCACGTTGGTGATCTCGCCGTTGATCGCGCTCATGAAAGACCAAGTCGATGCGCTGCGTGCCAAGGGGGTGGACGCGACCTACATCAACTCGTCGCTGAGCCGGGGCGAACGTGAGAAGTGTTACGCCGGGCTGGCTGCGGGGCAGTTCAAGCTTGTCTACGTCACCCCCGAGCGGTTCCGCAAACCCGAGTTCCGCGAGGCGTTGGAGAAGGTCGGCGTGTCACTGCTTGCGGTGGACGAAGCGCACTGCGTCAGCGAGTGGGGCCACGACTTCCGCCCCGACTACACCCGCATCGACGCGTTCCGCGAGCTGCTGGGCAACCCCACCACGGTCGCGCTGACCGCCACCGCCACGCCGGACGTGCAGCGTGACATCATCGCCCAGCTCGGCCTAACGCCCGGTGACGCGCCGGATCAAGTCCAGACCTTCCACGAAGGCATCGATCGGCCGAACCTCACGCTCGAAGTCGAAGAAGTTTGGGACGACGATGGCAAGCTCGAACACATCACCCAAGCCGCTCGCGGCTTAGCGCCACCGTCCGACGAAAACCCGCAAACCCCCAAACGGCTGACCGGCAGCGGCATCGTCTACTTCACCCTGATCAAAACCCTCCGCGACTTCAGTGAACGGCTGCGCGCCCAGCGCATCCCCCACCTCAACTACCACGGCGACCTCGACGCCCGGCAACGCCGCGACGTGCAAGACGCGTTTATGAACAACCAGTGCCCGTTGGTGCTTGCGACCAACGCCTTCGGCATGGGCATCGACAAAGCCGACATCCGCTTTGTGGTGCACGCCGATCTTCCCGGCTCACTCGAAGCGTATTACCAGGAGATCGGCCGGGCGGGCCGTGACGGCAAGCCTTCCATGTGTCGGCTGCTCTACGACCAGCGCGACCTCGCCACGCAGATGGAATTCATGCGCTGGGCCAACCCCGATGCGGAGTTCTACCAGCGGGTGTTCGCACTGCTCGAACACGAAACCGACCGTATCCACGCCGAGGGTTTGGATTGGATGCGTACCGAGCTCCACGCCAAGCAGGGCAGGCACGACCGCCGACTCGACACCGCGCTGGCGATGCTCGAACGCTACGGCACCCTCGCCCCCGACTCGAACTGGCGCGAGGACGACCACCCTGAGCTACGCCTCGTCGGAGACCTGGCTCCTGAATTGCTCGACGAAGAACGCCTGGCTCAGAAACTGCAACGCGACCAGATGAAGCTGTTGGCGTTGGTGAAATACGCCAACCACGACGGCGACCGCAAGGCGTTCCTGAACGAATACTTCGGGATTGAAAAAACCCCCGAAGCGTGACACGCTTCGAGGGCCAGGGGTTGGGGTCGTTTGGAGGCTTACGCGGCCAGGGCTTTGTGCGACGGCAGCTGGTTCAGCACGGCGTGGCCGAAGGCGTTGAGTTCCCGGCGGCGGAACCAGGTCACCGTCGCGGCCATCGCGGCGATCGCCAAGGCCAGGGCGAAGAGCGTGCCGCCATCGGTTTCGATGCTGCCCGGGGCGACGGGGATCACGATGCCGATGATCAGGAGGTGGGTGGCGATCGCGCCGCCGATGACCATCAGGCTGAAGGCGGCGCCAATGGCGCTGGCGTAACCCACCCAGCCTTTGAAGTCGGTCCAGCCTCGGATCTCACGGGCCGAGCACGCACACGACGGATCGATCCGCGTCAGCCACCCGGCGGGGACCAAGAGCAGCACGGCCGCGACGAGTTCCGCGAAGGCGGTCAGCGTGGCTGCGGGGCGTCCGCCGATGGATTCAAAGATCACCTGGGTCTGCGGGGTGTAGGTGAGTTTGAAAAACAGTGTCTGCAGCAGCAGAACCGCGATGGCGACCTGAAACAGCCAAGTGATACCTGCGATCCAGCCGGGGTGTGTGGACTTCATCTTTGCTCCAAGGGTTGGGAGTACGGTGTTTTGTGGTGGCTCGGGGGTACAACCGGCCCCGGGGCGTGAGTATTCCGGCGGAGCGGTTTTTCTGAATCGCGGATGAAACAAAAAGCCGCACCCCACGCAGGGACGTGGGGTGCAGCCGGGGTGAGTGTCATGGGATGGAGGTCGCCGTCGAGCGGATCACACGGTTTCGGGGATCTGGACTTCGGGGAAGTCGACCGTCGTCTCGGCGATGTGGTTGATGTAGTTGGTGAAGATGTTGAACACGGTCACGGCGATGATCTCCACGATCTGCTGATCGCCGAAGCCCGCGGCTTTGACGGCGGCGAGTTGGTCGTCGGTGACGAAGCCTTCGCGGTCGAGGATGGCCCGGGCGAAGGTGATCGCGGCCTGGGCCTGGGCGTCGTCGGCCGAGCCGGCGAGTGCGGCCTGGGTTTGATCGTCGGTCAGGCCGTTCATCTTGCCGATCGCGGTGTGGGCCGCGGCGCAGTAGTCGCAGCGGTTAGCCCCGCCCACGGCCAGAGCGATCTGCTCACGCAGGGCACCGGAGAGCGAGGTTTCGCCGAGGGTGCCGGTTGCGTCGAGCGCGCCTTTGAGCACGGCGGGGGCTTGGGCCATGGTGGCGTAGATGTTCGGCACACGGCCGAGTTTTTGCTGGAGGCCGTCCAACAGCGGGGCGGCTTCGGCGGAGGGCTGGTCAACGTCAACGGGTTGGATGCGGGGCATGGTCTTCTCCAGAGAAGGGGGAGGGTTCGGGTTACGTTGATCACAGAACAGACAGATCGGTCTATCTATTTCCACCGGTCTGAAATATTCTCGTTTGGCCATCCGCTAGACTCCCGGAGCACCCATGCCTTCAACCAAGCAAGAACAACTCGTGGAATCCGCCTTGGGCCTGTTTGACCGGCTGGGGTTTCATGCGGTCGGCATCGACCGGGTTCTGGCCGAGGCGGGCGTCGCTAAGATGACGCTCTACAACCACTTCCGCTCGAAAGAAGAGCTGATTGTGGCGACCCTGGAGCTGAAGGACCGCCGGTTCCGCTCCTGGCTGATGACCGAGGTGGAGAAGAGGGCCAGTGAGCCGCGGGACCGCTTGCTAGCGATTTTTCCGACCCTGAGTGACGAGGTCGACAAGCCCGGGTTTTCCGGCTGCATCTTCGCCCGGGCCGCGGCGGAGTTCGGCGAGATGGACCACCCCGTGCACCAGGCGGCGGCGGAACACAAACGCCTGGTCCGTCAGTACATCTCGACCCTCGCGGCCGCGGCCGGCGCCGCGGAGCCCCATCGGCTGGCGTTCCAGCTCGGGGCGTTGATGGACGGGCTGATGGTCAACCAGCAGATCGGTGGGTGCGAAGTCCTGTGCGACGCGGTGCACGAGTCGGCCCGGAAACTCATCGACGACGCGATCCCCGTAAAGTAGTCGGCTGTTTGATCCCCCGACCACACCCCGCACCCGCCACCACCCATGCCCATCCAATGGTTCCCCGGCCATATGAACACGACCCGGAATCAGCTCACCGAGCTGATGCCCCGGACCGACGTGGTCATCGAACTGCTCGACGCCCGCCTGCCCGGCTCGTCGAGCAACCCGTTGTTGGATGAACTCCGGCGGAACGTCCCGGGCAAAGGCCCCGAAGGCCGGCCCGGCGATGTGCCCTGCATCACGCTGCTGACCAAGGATGACCTGGCCGACCCCGAGGCGACCGCGAAGTGGCGGGACGAGTTCCACAACCGACGCGGCGTGCAGACCCTGGCGGTGAACCTCAGCGACAAGCGGGCGACCAAGAACATCCCTAAGCTGATCCGCCGACTCGCGCCGCAGCGCGTCGAGAAGAACAAGCCGGTGCGGGTGACGATCGTGGGCATCCCCAACGTGGGCAAGTCGACGCTGGTCAATATGCTGCGCGGCAAGTCGGTGGCCCGGACCGGCGACGAGCCGGCGGTCACCAAGGGGCCGCAGGAGATCAAGCTCGACCGCGACATCGTGCTGACCGACACGCCCGGCATCCTCTGGCCGAAGTTCGATGACGAGGCCATCGGCCTGAACCTCGCGGTCAGCGGCGCGATCAAAGACACCGCCACCGATTACGACCTCCTGGGCCCGCACGCGGCGCGATACCTCTTGGCCCAATACCCCGATCGTTTGATCGAGCGCTACAAGATCAAAGACCCCGCGGACCTGCCCGACCCGGAAGACGAGAACGCGCCGTTTGCGTTCATCGAGTTGATCGGCCGGAAGCGTGGGTGTTTGATCGCGGGGGGCGAGGTGGAAATGTCCCGCGCGAGTGAGCTATTGTTGCGTGAACTGCGGGGCGGCAAGCTGGGACGCGTGAGCCTGGAACTGCCGTGATCGATTGGCGTTTTGTTTGATGGAGTTTGCGGTGGTTGTGCCGAGCGGATTGATGCGGGTGTTGCGGACGGTGGGTCTGATCGAAGGCGTGTCGACCTTGCTCTTGTTTTGCGTCGCGATGCCGATGAAATACAAGGCTGGGATGGATTGGGCGGTGTCCTACGTCGGCATGGCCCACGGCCTGCTTTTCATCTTGCTCTGGCTGTTGTGTGCCGCGGCGTGGGCGAAGGGCCTGCCGACCAAGCTCACGCTGATGACGATGATCGGGGCGATCCTGCCGGGCGGGCCGTTCTTCATGGATTTCAAGCTCAAGCGGTACGAAACCGAAACCGCGGCGGCCGCAAGTCATCCGGTGGTTTAGCGGGCGATCGGAGATCGCCGTTCGTGTTGGTGGCGTTGTGGTGTCGGAGCGCGGATCTACGATCCGCGGCTAAACGATTGTTTGATCGAAGCGTGGGTCGTGTGCCGTTTTAAAACGAAATGCGCAGCCCGATGTCGACGGCGTGGGACTCGAGGTCGTCGAGTTCAAAGTCGCCGAAGTCGATTTCCGTGGAGGCCCAGTAGCGGTAGCCCGCGGTGATCTGGAGGTTGCGGGTGAGTTCGTAGGCGACGCCGGCTTTGAGTTGGTAGGCGAAGCCGTAGCCCGCGTCGTCGAAGTCGGCGGTGCCGAGGCTGCCGGTGCCGGTGGCGTCGCCGTCGAACATGACCACGCCGATGCCGCCGCCGGCGAAGAGCTCGAAGCCTGCGGGGAGCGGGAGGTCGGCGTAGATGTTGGTCATCAGGCTGATGTTGTCGAAGCTGCCGCTGCCCGCGTCGGCCGAGGGCGGGTCGGTCCGCAGCAGGACGCCTTCGGTGTCACGGAAGGTGAGTTCGAGTTCGTTGCGGAGGAGGCCGCCGTCGATACCGATCGCGCCGTAGAAGGCGGTGTTGGTGTCGAGGTCGAACTCGAAGTCGGTGCCGGCTGCGTCGTCATCGAACAGCGTGGCGGGATCGTTGCTGGGGAATCCGACGCCGAGGTCGAGGTAGATGAACGCCGAGGCGGAAGGGGCGGCGAGGGTGCACGACGCCGTCAACATGCATAGGGTCGGGCGGACCAGTCGGGTCAGGCAAAGGGGCGAACTGTTCATCGTGGGGTCTCCGCGTTTTAGAGTGAATCACCGCTTGAGCCGGGGCATGGGCGTTCTTTTTCATCGACGGGAGGCGGGATGCTTTCGTCGGCGTCGGGCTATCGGACGGCCAGGCGCATGGGATATCGGGCGTCGGCTCGACGCTCTTCACGGGAGGCGATCATGCGATGGGGTTCAGTCGAGCCCGAGGTCTTTTTCGTACTGGCGGATGAACCGGGTCACGTCGGTTTCGCCGGTGCGGTGCGGCCGCCATGGTTTCTCGAGCGCGGGTTTGTACGTCCCGGCGTTCTTCCAGGCGCGGACGTAGCGGATGCTGAAGGTCGAGGGCAGGTCTTCGGGCTCGGGCCAGCCGAGCCAGTTGGTCATGGTCTCGGAGTCGAAGAGCATGTACTGCGGGGTGTGCCAGTGGGTGTTGGGCATCCGGCGGACCAGAACGCCGTTAACGTAGTACTTGATGTGCTCGGGCGTCCACTCGAGGCCGAAGACGTGGTAGTCGTCGGCGAAGCGGAAGGGCGCTTTCCACTTGCCGCCCTTGTTCCAGTGGTTCTTGCCGTCTTCGGGGGTCTCGAAGATGTGGGCGTTCATGTTGTAATTGTATTCGTGGCCGATGGCTTTGCCGCCGAGCTCGAAGACGTCGATCTCGGTGCGGGAGGTCTTGCCCTGGGCGTTGCGCATCGAGCTGCTGAACCACCAGGCGCTGGAACCGGCCGAGTCCATGGCCTTGGACTCGATCTCGAAGTAGCCATACAGCACAGGTTCGACGCTGCGGACCGAGGCGGAGCTGTAGTTTTCGTAGAGCGAGTCGCGGTACTGGGTGACCTTGGGGTAGTCGGGGTCGTAGCGCATCGTGAGGTGTAGTTCACCATCGGCGACCTCAACGTTACTCGGGAGAAAGAGTGCGGGGACCCGGCCGTACCAGTTGGGGTTGTGGTCGTGCCACTTCTTGGCGTTGAGGCGTTTGCCGTCGAAGGCGTCGGTCATCTTGGGGTAGCGTTTCCAGTTGCCTTCGTTGTTTTGGTCGGAGAGCGGGAGCTTGTCGGTGATGCGCTCGGGCGTTTCGCCGAGGGGGCGAGCGCGGGTCCAGTCGTCGCGGGGATCTTCGACGACGCCCCACTTCGCGGCGAGGTAGTTCTGCACGTCGGCGAACTGTTCATCCACGAGGAAGCCCCGGTCGTAGATGAGGATCTCGGCGATGTCGCCCTGGAGGCGTTCGTTGCCGCTGAGCTGGTTGCGGCCGAGGGTGAGCGGGCCGCGGTGACGGCCGCTGAGGCTGGCGGTGAAGATCCGGGCGCGCATGGCGTCGGCGGTGCCGTTGGTGTCGCGGAAGACGCTCTTGCCCTTGGTGTCGTTCTTGCTTTGGCCGTCGTGGGCCGAGAGCAGGCGTTGCCAGCGTGAGCCGCCGGCGAGGTCGGCGTCGCGCTTGAACACGATGAAGATGGTGAGGCTGCCCGGGCCCTGGGCCAAGGCGTCGGTGTCGAACCAATGCTGCCCTTCGAAGCGCAGCGCGGGCCGGCCTTCGCCGAAGGCGTCGCCCACGAGTCGGGGGGCCGAGTCGGCCGCGGCCCGGGCTTTCACCTTGGCGGGCGAACGGCTGTGCCATTCCACCACACGGCCGTTGTTGTCGGTCTTGAGCGTGTCGGGCTGCGATGCGTCGAGCCAGACGATCAGTCCGTTGGAATTCGGGGCGTGGGTCGTGTCGTCCGCCAGCGTCGTGGCTGACAGCGAGGCAACGCAAAAAAAGGCCAGAACGCTAGAGATGAAGTACTTGACCATGCCCAAAGGATAGGCCTGTGGGCCAGAAAACGCAGCCTTATCGGGGAATTACCTAGGTCGGCCTGACTAAGCCAAGCCCGTTTCAGGACTTGGGGGTGGCGGACTTGATGCGTTTGAGGG
Protein-coding regions in this window:
- a CDS encoding YHS domain-containing (seleno)protein, with the protein product MKFHLTIAAAALALTVFALPTAFAGDGHDHDHGAKPLTTALGLQGYSPVSYFSEDGPHFGSPEFSAEHEGVTYFFANAEELSTFNGDPEKYAPAYGGWCAFGMAVDQYFPVDPTLYKIVDGRVFLFLQNDEANALELWNSKDEAEFTQKADAFWAKENGE
- a CDS encoding RecQ family ATP-dependent DNA helicase codes for the protein MSFVAAQHVLREVFQHDLFRGMQGPVIQRITEHPAGQGHALVLAPTGGGKSLCYQVPALALASRDDRPGITLVISPLIALMKDQVDALRAKGVDATYINSSLSRGEREKCYAGLAAGQFKLVYVTPERFRKPEFREALEKVGVSLLAVDEAHCVSEWGHDFRPDYTRIDAFRELLGNPTTVALTATATPDVQRDIIAQLGLTPGDAPDQVQTFHEGIDRPNLTLEVEEVWDDDGKLEHITQAARGLAPPSDENPQTPKRLTGSGIVYFTLIKTLRDFSERLRAQRIPHLNYHGDLDARQRRDVQDAFMNNQCPLVLATNAFGMGIDKADIRFVVHADLPGSLEAYYQEIGRAGRDGKPSMCRLLYDQRDLATQMEFMRWANPDAEFYQRVFALLEHETDRIHAEGLDWMRTELHAKQGRHDRRLDTALAMLERYGTLAPDSNWREDDHPELRLVGDLAPELLDEERLAQKLQRDQMKLLALVKYANHDGDRKAFLNEYFGIEKTPEA
- a CDS encoding carboxymuconolactone decarboxylase family protein; its protein translation is MPRIQPVDVDQPSAEAAPLLDGLQQKLGRVPNIYATMAQAPAVLKGALDATGTLGETSLSGALREQIALAVGGANRCDYCAAAHTAIGKMNGLTDDQTQAALAGSADDAQAQAAITFARAILDREGFVTDDQLAAVKAAGFGDQQIVEIIAVTVFNIFTNYINHIAETTVDFPEVQIPETV
- a CDS encoding TetR/AcrR family transcriptional regulator, yielding MPSTKQEQLVESALGLFDRLGFHAVGIDRVLAEAGVAKMTLYNHFRSKEELIVATLELKDRRFRSWLMTEVEKRASEPRDRLLAIFPTLSDEVDKPGFSGCIFARAAAEFGEMDHPVHQAAAEHKRLVRQYISTLAAAAGAAEPHRLAFQLGALMDGLMVNQQIGGCEVLCDAVHESARKLIDDAIPVK
- the ylqF gene encoding ribosome biogenesis GTPase YlqF — its product is MPIQWFPGHMNTTRNQLTELMPRTDVVIELLDARLPGSSSNPLLDELRRNVPGKGPEGRPGDVPCITLLTKDDLADPEATAKWRDEFHNRRGVQTLAVNLSDKRATKNIPKLIRRLAPQRVEKNKPVRVTIVGIPNVGKSTLVNMLRGKSVARTGDEPAVTKGPQEIKLDRDIVLTDTPGILWPKFDDEAIGLNLAVSGAIKDTATDYDLLGPHAARYLLAQYPDRLIERYKIKDPADLPDPEDENAPFAFIELIGRKRGCLIAGGEVEMSRASELLLRELRGGKLGRVSLELP
- a CDS encoding DUF3817 domain-containing protein, translated to MEFAVVVPSGLMRVLRTVGLIEGVSTLLLFCVAMPMKYKAGMDWAVSYVGMAHGLLFILLWLLCAAAWAKGLPTKLTLMTMIGAILPGGPFFMDFKLKRYETETAAAASHPVV
- a CDS encoding outer membrane protein; amino-acid sequence: MNSSPLCLTRLVRPTLCMLTASCTLAAPSASAFIYLDLGVGFPSNDPATLFDDDAAGTDFEFDLDTNTAFYGAIGIDGGLLRNELELTFRDTEGVLLRTDPPSADAGSGSFDNISLMTNIYADLPLPAGFELFAGGGIGVVMFDGDATGTGSLGTADFDDAGYGFAYQLKAGVAYELTRNLQITAGYRYWASTEIDFGDFELDDLESHAVDIGLRISF
- a CDS encoding family 16 glycosylhydrolase, with amino-acid sequence MVKYFISSVLAFFCVASLSATTLADDTTHAPNSNGLIVWLDASQPDTLKTDNNGRVVEWHSRSPAKVKARAAADSAPRLVGDAFGEGRPALRFEGQHWFDTDALAQGPGSLTIFIVFKRDADLAGGSRWQRLLSAHDGQSKNDTKGKSVFRDTNGTADAMRARIFTASLSGRHRGPLTLGRNQLSGNERLQGDIAEILIYDRGFLVDEQFADVQNYLAAKWGVVEDPRDDWTRARPLGETPERITDKLPLSDQNNEGNWKRYPKMTDAFDGKRLNAKKWHDHNPNWYGRVPALFLPSNVEVADGELHLTMRYDPDYPKVTQYRDSLYENYSSASVRSVEPVLYGYFEIESKAMDSAGSSAWWFSSSMRNAQGKTSRTEIDVFELGGKAIGHEYNYNMNAHIFETPEDGKNHWNKGGKWKAPFRFADDYHVFGLEWTPEHIKYYVNGVLVRRMPNTHWHTPQYMLFDSETMTNWLGWPEPEDLPSTFSIRYVRAWKNAGTYKPALEKPWRPHRTGETDVTRFIRQYEKDLGLD